One part of the Homo sapiens chromosome 19, GRCh38.p14 Primary Assembly genome encodes these proteins:
- the HACL2 gene encoding 2-hydroxyacyl-CoA lyase 2 isoform X1, with protein sequence METPAAAAPAGSLFPSFLLLACGTLVAALLGAAHRLGLFYQLLHKVDKASVRHGGENVAAVLRAHGVRFIFTLVGGHISPLLVACEKLGIRVVDTRHEVTAVFAADAMARLSGTVGVAAVTAGPGLTNTVTAVKNAQMAQSPILLLGGAASTLLQNRGALQAVDQLSLFRPLCKFCVSVRRVRDIVPTLRAAMAAAQSGTPGPVFVELPVDVLYPYFMVQKEMVPAKPPKGLVGRVVSWYLENYLANLFAGAWEPQPEGPLPLDIPQASPQQVQRCVEILSRAKRPLMVLGSQALLTPTSADKLRAAVETLGVPCFLGGMARGLLGRNHPLHIRENRSAALKKADVIVLAGTVCDFRLSYGRVLSHSSKIIIVNRNREEMLLNSDIFWKPQEAVQGDVGSFVLKLVEGLQGQTWAPDWVEELREADRQKEQTFREKAAMPVAQHLNPVQVLQLVEETLPDNSILVVDGGDFVGTAAHLVQPRGPLRWLDPGAFGTLGVGAGFALGAKLCRPDAEVWCLFGDGAFGYSLIEFDTFVRHKIPVMALVGNDAGWTQISREQVPSLGSNVACGLAYTDYHKAAMGLGARGLLLSRENEDQVVKVLHDAQQQCRDGHPVVVNILIGRTDFRDGSIAV encoded by the exons ATGGAGACCCCCGCGGCCGCCGCCCCCGCTGGGAGCTTATTCCCCTCCTTCCTGCTCCTGGCCTGCGGGACGCTGGTGGCCGCCTTGCTGGGCGCCGCTCACCGCCTGGGGCTCTTCTATCAGCTGCTGCACAAG GTGGACAAGGCAAGCGTCCGGCATGGCGGAGAGAACGTGGCCGCTGTGCTGAGGGCCCATGGTGTGCGGTTCATCTTCACGCTGGTCGGTGGGCACATTTCCCCGCTGCTGGTGGCCTGTGAGAAACTGGGCATCCGTGTGGTGGACACACGCCATGAGGTCACGGCCGTCTTTGCTGCTGATGCTATGGCCCGCCTGTCCG GGACGGTGGGCGTGGCGGCAGTGACAGCAGGCCCTGGCCTCACCAACACGGTGACTGCGGTGAAGAATGCTCAGATGGCTCAGTCCCCAATCCTGCTTCTGGGTGGGGCTGCCAGCACTCTGCTGCAG AACCGGGGTGCGCTCCAGGCTGTTGATCAGCTGTCCCTTTTCCGGCCACTCTGTAAGTTTTGTGTGTCTGTGCGGAGGGTGCGGGACATTGTGCCCACCCTGAGGGCCGCGATGGCTGCCGCCCAGTCGGGCACCCCAG GTCCGGTGTTTGTGGAGCTGCCCGTTGACGTGCTGTACCCCTACTTCATGGTCCAGAAGGAGATGgtgccagccaagccacccaaggGCCTCGTGGGCCGAGTGGTCTCCTG GTATTTAGAGAATTACCTGGCCAACCTCTTTGCAGGAGCCTGGGAGCCTCAGCCCGAGGGACCGCTGCCCCTGGACATCCCCCAGGCTTCCCCGCAGCAG GTTCAGCGCTGTGTGGAGATCCTGAGCCGGGCCAAGAGGCCTCTGATGGTGCTGGGGAGTCAGGCCCTGCTCACCCCAACGTCTGCCGACAAGCTTCG GGCTGCCGTGGAGACCTTGGGTGTTCCCTGCTTCCTTGGAGGGATGGCACGGGGGCTGTTAGGCCGCAACCACCCCCTCCACATCCGGGAGAACCGCAGTGCGGCCCTGAAGAAGGCGGATGTCATTGTCCTAGCAG GAACTGTGTGTGACTTCCGCCTATCCTATGGCCGTGTCCTCAGCCACAGCAGCAAGATCATCATCGTCAATCGTAATCGGGAAGAGATGTTGCTCAACTCAGACATCTTCTGGAAGCCCCAGGAGGCTGTGCAGG GAGATGTGGGTTCCTTCGTGCTGAAGTTAGTGGAGGGCCTTCAGGGCCAGACCTGGGCCCCAGACTGGGTGGAGGAGCTGCGGGAAGCCGACCGGCAGAAGGAGCAGACCTTTCG GGAGAAGGCAGCGATGCCTGTGGCCCAGCACCTGAACCCAGTGCAGGTGCTGCAGCTGGTGGAGGAAACGCTACCTGACAACTCAATTCTGGTGGTGGATGGCGGGGACTTCGTGGGCACTGCTGCCCATCTGGTACAGCCCCGCGGCCCCCTGCGCTGGCTCGATCCTG GGGCCTTTGGGACTCTGGGAGTTGGTGCAGGATTTGCACTTGGGGCCAAGCTGTGCCGGCCAGATGCTGAG GTCTGGTGCCTGTTTGGGGACGGAGCTTTTGGCTACAGCCTCATCGAATTTGATACATTCGTCAGACACAAG ATCCCAGTGATGGCCTTGGTAGGGAATGATGCTGGCTGGACACAGATTTCTCGGGAGCAGGTGCCCTCTCTGGGCAGCAACGTGGCCTGTGGCCTGGCCTACACTG ATTATCACAAGGCAGCCATGGGTCTGGGGGCCCGGGGCTTGCTGCTCTCACGGGAGAACGAGGATCAGGTGGTCAAGGTGCTGCACGATGCCCAGCAGCAGTGCCGAGACGGCCACCCGGTTGTGGTCAACATCCTCATTGGGAGGACGGACTTCCGCGATGGCTCCATTGCTGTATAG
- the HACL2 gene encoding 2-hydroxyacyl-CoA lyase 2 isoform X2: MARLSGTVGVAAVTAGPGLTNTVTAVKNAQMAQSPILLLGGAASTLLQNRGALQAVDQLSLFRPLCKFCVSVRRVRDIVPTLRAAMAAAQSGTPGPVFVELPVDVLYPYFMVQKEMVPAKPPKGLVGRVVSWYLENYLANLFAGAWEPQPEGPLPLDIPQASPQQVQRCVEILSRAKRPLMVLGSQALLTPTSADKLRAAVETLGVPCFLGGMARGLLGRNHPLHIRENRSAALKKADVIVLAGTVCDFRLSYGRVLSHSSKIIIVNRNREEMLLNSDIFWKPQEAVQGDVGSFVLKLVEGLQGQTWAPDWVEELREADRQKEQTFREKAAMPVAQHLNPVQVLQLVEETLPDNSILVVDGGDFVGTAAHLVQPRGPLRWLDPGAFGTLGVGAGFALGAKLCRPDAEVWCLFGDGAFGYSLIEFDTFVRHKIPVMALVGNDAGWTQISREQVPSLGSNVACGLAYTDYHKAAMGLGARGLLLSRENEDQVVKVLHDAQQQCRDGHPVVVNILIGRTDFRDGSIAV, translated from the exons ATGGCCCGCCTGTCCG GGACGGTGGGCGTGGCGGCAGTGACAGCAGGCCCTGGCCTCACCAACACGGTGACTGCGGTGAAGAATGCTCAGATGGCTCAGTCCCCAATCCTGCTTCTGGGTGGGGCTGCCAGCACTCTGCTGCAG AACCGGGGTGCGCTCCAGGCTGTTGATCAGCTGTCCCTTTTCCGGCCACTCTGTAAGTTTTGTGTGTCTGTGCGGAGGGTGCGGGACATTGTGCCCACCCTGAGGGCCGCGATGGCTGCCGCCCAGTCGGGCACCCCAG GTCCGGTGTTTGTGGAGCTGCCCGTTGACGTGCTGTACCCCTACTTCATGGTCCAGAAGGAGATGgtgccagccaagccacccaaggGCCTCGTGGGCCGAGTGGTCTCCTG GTATTTAGAGAATTACCTGGCCAACCTCTTTGCAGGAGCCTGGGAGCCTCAGCCCGAGGGACCGCTGCCCCTGGACATCCCCCAGGCTTCCCCGCAGCAG GTTCAGCGCTGTGTGGAGATCCTGAGCCGGGCCAAGAGGCCTCTGATGGTGCTGGGGAGTCAGGCCCTGCTCACCCCAACGTCTGCCGACAAGCTTCG GGCTGCCGTGGAGACCTTGGGTGTTCCCTGCTTCCTTGGAGGGATGGCACGGGGGCTGTTAGGCCGCAACCACCCCCTCCACATCCGGGAGAACCGCAGTGCGGCCCTGAAGAAGGCGGATGTCATTGTCCTAGCAG GAACTGTGTGTGACTTCCGCCTATCCTATGGCCGTGTCCTCAGCCACAGCAGCAAGATCATCATCGTCAATCGTAATCGGGAAGAGATGTTGCTCAACTCAGACATCTTCTGGAAGCCCCAGGAGGCTGTGCAGG GAGATGTGGGTTCCTTCGTGCTGAAGTTAGTGGAGGGCCTTCAGGGCCAGACCTGGGCCCCAGACTGGGTGGAGGAGCTGCGGGAAGCCGACCGGCAGAAGGAGCAGACCTTTCG GGAGAAGGCAGCGATGCCTGTGGCCCAGCACCTGAACCCAGTGCAGGTGCTGCAGCTGGTGGAGGAAACGCTACCTGACAACTCAATTCTGGTGGTGGATGGCGGGGACTTCGTGGGCACTGCTGCCCATCTGGTACAGCCCCGCGGCCCCCTGCGCTGGCTCGATCCTG GGGCCTTTGGGACTCTGGGAGTTGGTGCAGGATTTGCACTTGGGGCCAAGCTGTGCCGGCCAGATGCTGAG GTCTGGTGCCTGTTTGGGGACGGAGCTTTTGGCTACAGCCTCATCGAATTTGATACATTCGTCAGACACAAG ATCCCAGTGATGGCCTTGGTAGGGAATGATGCTGGCTGGACACAGATTTCTCGGGAGCAGGTGCCCTCTCTGGGCAGCAACGTGGCCTGTGGCCTGGCCTACACTG ATTATCACAAGGCAGCCATGGGTCTGGGGGCCCGGGGCTTGCTGCTCTCACGGGAGAACGAGGATCAGGTGGTCAAGGTGCTGCACGATGCCCAGCAGCAGTGCCGAGACGGCCACCCGGTTGTGGTCAACATCCTCATTGGGAGGACGGACTTCCGCGATGGCTCCATTGCTGTATAG